One Sporomusaceae bacterium ACPt DNA window includes the following coding sequences:
- the sasA_7 gene encoding Adaptive-response sensory-kinase SasA, producing the protein MNLFKSIKQRLLAGVFLACTVSYTLCGIFVICMAEKSVRADFNKLAQEYAAGVQAKISDRILATAKEDVAMLAGDKRTEALIRRLGGDFCDKMPGKMTEQELQHLLIFLKTHDKVLGVAIGTEEGGYLPYTYVPTAGRYDPRVRPWYTAAMANPGRPVVSDPYLQVGNRMVLSVSQTVGPVEKPLGVIVWGWSLDMLTQELNTKKFGRTGHVMLLNENDKIVVSPKHAEWLLKTPAELSIPGLSGLESAHGQIRQVTWDGTDKLVYINVDPTIGWKVLCLVDAAEVAAEVQRSLLPIWLVFVGFSIVAVFGLVAWVATDITRPLTELAACARKVAEGGFPDEILSGRGRDDEIGMLSRSFNHMVNELAAAAKEQERYRQTLEEKERQYRLLAENAADVIYLYRLKPKRRLEYVSPSVFVVTGYSPDAFYTDQKLLFSVVHQEDRARLKAQLANLSVSGTVFTSFRIICQDRSEIWVEQKCVPVVDDSGNILAVEGIIRDVTERKNMEYEISRLDRLNVVGQMAANIAHEIRNPMTVVRGYLQHISGKGDFTKYKDQFQMMTDELDRANQIITEYLSLSKHGFVDFKTGNLNQIIEAISPLLQAEAAGSAKHVKLELGTVPDLYMDEKQMRQLLLNLVRNGLEASPRGGTVTICTYADNGAVILSVRDQGQGIPPNLLEKLGTPFFTTKEYGTGLGLPVCYRIADSHQGTIQVRTGPTGSDFTVRFKVSAV; encoded by the coding sequence ATGAATTTGTTTAAGTCAATCAAACAGAGATTACTGGCCGGGGTATTTTTGGCTTGCACGGTTTCTTACACCTTATGCGGAATTTTTGTCATCTGTATGGCGGAAAAAAGTGTGCGGGCCGACTTCAACAAGTTGGCGCAGGAGTATGCAGCCGGCGTGCAGGCTAAAATTAGCGACAGAATCCTGGCGACGGCCAAGGAGGATGTCGCCATGCTGGCCGGGGATAAGCGTACTGAGGCGCTGATCAGACGGCTGGGCGGGGATTTTTGCGACAAAATGCCCGGTAAAATGACCGAGCAGGAACTACAGCACCTGCTTATCTTTCTCAAGACCCATGATAAGGTGCTGGGGGTTGCCATCGGTACAGAGGAGGGCGGCTACCTGCCTTATACCTATGTTCCCACAGCCGGGCGCTATGATCCGCGGGTGCGGCCCTGGTACACGGCAGCTATGGCCAACCCGGGCAGGCCGGTGGTGTCTGACCCGTACCTGCAGGTCGGCAACCGGATGGTGCTGTCTGTATCGCAGACCGTGGGACCGGTTGAAAAACCGCTTGGTGTTATAGTCTGGGGCTGGAGTCTGGATATGCTGACCCAGGAACTTAACACCAAGAAATTTGGACGAACAGGCCATGTCATGCTACTGAACGAAAACGACAAAATTGTTGTCAGTCCCAAGCATGCCGAGTGGCTTCTGAAGACGCCGGCCGAACTTAGTATACCGGGATTATCGGGCCTGGAGAGCGCCCACGGGCAAATCAGGCAAGTGACTTGGGACGGAACGGACAAGCTGGTCTACATTAATGTCGATCCCACTATCGGCTGGAAGGTGTTGTGCCTGGTTGACGCGGCGGAAGTGGCAGCTGAGGTTCAGCGTTCCCTGTTGCCCATCTGGCTGGTGTTCGTCGGTTTTTCCATAGTTGCTGTTTTCGGTTTGGTCGCCTGGGTGGCTACCGATATTACCCGGCCGCTTACCGAACTGGCCGCCTGTGCCCGTAAGGTGGCCGAGGGCGGTTTTCCTGATGAGATTCTTTCCGGGCGCGGGCGGGATGATGAAATAGGAATGCTGTCACGGAGTTTTAATCATATGGTCAACGAATTGGCGGCCGCAGCGAAGGAACAGGAACGATACAGGCAAACGCTGGAGGAGAAGGAACGGCAGTATCGCCTGCTGGCGGAGAATGCAGCTGATGTAATTTACCTGTACCGGCTTAAGCCGAAGCGCAGGCTGGAGTATGTCAGTCCGTCTGTTTTTGTGGTGACCGGATACAGTCCCGATGCATTTTATACTGATCAGAAGTTGCTGTTCAGCGTCGTTCATCAGGAAGACCGGGCCCGGCTGAAAGCTCAGCTGGCCAACCTGTCGGTTTCCGGCACGGTTTTTACGAGTTTTAGGATTATCTGCCAGGACCGGAGTGAAATCTGGGTTGAGCAGAAATGTGTACCGGTGGTGGATGATTCAGGGAACATCTTGGCGGTAGAGGGGATTATTCGTGATGTTACCGAGCGCAAGAACATGGAATACGAGATTTCCCGCCTGGACCGGCTGAATGTTGTGGGCCAGATGGCGGCCAATATCGCGCATGAGATCAGAAATCCCATGACGGTGGTGCGGGGCTATCTGCAACACATCAGTGGAAAGGGTGATTTTACAAAATATAAGGACCAGTTTCAGATGATGACGGATGAACTGGACCGCGCGAACCAGATTATTACCGAATATCTTTCACTAAGCAAGCACGGCTTTGTTGATTTCAAGACAGGCAACCTGAATCAAATTATTGAGGCGATATCGCCGCTGTTGCAGGCCGAAGCAGCCGGTTCCGCGAAACACGTCAAGCTGGAACTGGGAACGGTGCCAGACTTATATATGGATGAGAAACAGATGCGGCAACTGCTGCTCAATTTGGTGCGCAACGGTTTGGAAGCTTCGCCACGCGGCGGGACAGTTACCATCTGCACTTATGCGGACAACGGCGCCGTAATTCTCTCGGTCCGGGACCAAGGGCAAGGGATACCGCCCAATCTCCTGGAAAAACTGGGGACGCCGTTTTTCACCACCAAAGAATATGGCACAGGTTTAGGCCTGCCGGTGTGTTACCGTATCGCCGACAGTCACCAGGGGACTATTCAAGTGCGGACTGGCCCCACAGGCAGTGATTTTACCGTGCGGTTTAAAGTATCTGCCGTTTGA
- the citM gene encoding Mg(2+)/citrate complex secondary transporter: MPEIAKFIQSGVGTTMPIAILFIFSIVYFGVMTDVGMFDPFVNFVVKKAGSNVILVTIATALIAAIAHLDGALASTPLVTIPAMLPIYKKLNMRPVVLLVIIGAAAGCELP; this comes from the coding sequence GTGCCGGAAATAGCAAAATTTATCCAATCGGGCGTAGGTACCACGATGCCCATCGCTATCTTATTTATCTTCTCAATTGTCTATTTCGGTGTGATGACTGACGTAGGCATGTTTGATCCGTTTGTTAATTTTGTAGTGAAAAAGGCAGGAAGCAATGTAATTTTAGTCACAATAGCGACAGCACTCATTGCTGCAATTGCCCATCTTGACGGCGCATTGGCGTCCACCCCGCTGGTGACGATACCGGCTATGCTGCCCATTTACAAAAAGCTCAATATGAGACCAGTAGTACTATTGGTCATCATTGGTGCCGCCGCTGGTTGTGAACTACCATAA